In Methylocystis echinoides, one genomic interval encodes:
- the groES gene encoding co-chaperone GroES, giving the protein MAFRPLHDRVVVKRLEGEEKTKGGIIIPDTAKEKPQEGKVIAVGPGGRDESGKLTPLDVKAGDRVLFGKWSGTEVKIDGEDLLIMKESDILGIVD; this is encoded by the coding sequence ATGGCGTTTCGTCCCCTGCACGACCGGGTCGTGGTCAAGCGTCTCGAAGGCGAGGAAAAGACCAAGGGCGGCATCATCATCCCCGACACCGCCAAGGAAAAGCCCCAAGAGGGCAAGGTGATCGCGGTGGGTCCCGGCGGCCGCGACGAGAGCGGCAAGCTCACCCCCCTCGACGTGAAGGCCGGCGACCGCGTCCTGTTCGGCAAGTGGTCCGGCACCGAGGTCAAGATCGACGGCGAAGATCTGTTGATCATGAAGGAAAGCGACATCCTGGGCATCGTCGACTAA
- the lspA gene encoding signal peptidase II, giving the protein MPSLSASPRALGLAAVCAAALLDQAHKFWMLHVFGIEGRQPVTVAPFLDLVLSWNYGVSYSLFPAHEGAGRALLLSGQAMIVAFLLSWMWRAQSRLTAIALGLVVGGAVGNALDRIARGAVADFFYLHTTLPVGPLANYVFNVADVAITAGVALLLFETLFPPPPPAESAA; this is encoded by the coding sequence TTGCCGTCCTTATCCGCCTCCCCCCGCGCGCTCGGCCTCGCCGCCGTTTGCGCCGCCGCTCTGCTCGATCAGGCCCATAAGTTCTGGATGCTCCATGTCTTCGGCATCGAGGGCCGCCAGCCGGTGACGGTCGCGCCCTTTCTCGATTTGGTGCTGTCCTGGAACTACGGTGTCTCCTATTCGCTTTTTCCCGCCCATGAGGGCGCAGGCCGGGCGCTGCTCCTTTCGGGGCAGGCGATGATCGTCGCGTTTCTGTTGTCGTGGATGTGGCGCGCGCAGAGCCGCCTCACCGCAATCGCGCTCGGTCTTGTCGTCGGCGGCGCCGTGGGAAACGCGCTCGACCGGATCGCGCGCGGCGCCGTGGCGGATTTCTTCTATCTGCATACGACCCTGCCGGTCGGGCCGCTGGCCAATTACGTCTTCAACGTCGCCGACGTCGCGATCACCGCGGGCGTGGCGCTGCTGCTGTTCGAGACCCTGTTTCCGCCGCCGCCGCCGGCCGAAAGCGCGGCCTGA